GAGTTCGCGTAGCTGAAGCGCAGAAACCCTTCCGCATTCCGGCCGAAGTCGACCCCCGGCGAGCAGGCGACCCGCGCGCGCTCCAAAATTTGAAAGACAAGAGCCCGCGAGTCACAGCTCCAGCGGCGAGCGTCGGCGAGGACATAGAAGGCACCGGTCGGCTCATGGCGCAGTGCAAAGCCGATCTCGCGGAGGCCGGCGATCATCCGGCGGCGTCGGCGATCGTATTCCGCGCGCATCCGCGCAACCTCTGGGGCGCCGTGGCGAAGCGCTGCAACGCCGGCACTCTGGCTGAAATCAGCAGCGGAGATAAAAAAGTTCTGCGCCATCTTTTGGATTGGGCGGACGAGCCGCTCGGGGACGATCATCCAGCCAAGCCGCCAGCCAGTCATCGCCCACGCCTTTGAGAAGCCGTTGAGCACGATGGCATCGGGAGCAAACTCGAGCATCGTGTGCTCGCGTCCTTCGTAGACAAGCCCGTGATAGATCTCGTCTGAGAGAATAGGCAGACCGGTGCTGGCAAGAGCGGCTAGGGTCTCGGCGGTCAGGAGCGTTCCCGTCGGGTTAGAGGGAGAGTTGATCAGGATGGCCCGCGTGCGCGGGGTGA
This genomic stretch from Dehalococcoidia bacterium harbors:
- a CDS encoding pyridoxal phosphate-dependent aminotransferase; its protein translation is MINDQLRAAARTEAIAPFMVMEVLEAAQAIERTGDKVIHLEIGEPDFDTPEVIRAAGAAALAAGGTHYTHSLGRRELREAIAEHYWSTYRVAVPPERVIVTTGTSAGLWMAMAALIEPGDEVILGDPSYACYPNFIRFFGGIPRFVPLDPDDGYQFHLGEVEQRITPRTRAILINSPSNPTGTLLTAETLAALASTGLPILSDEIYHGLVYEGREHTMLEFAPDAIVLNGFSKAWAMTGWRLGWMIVPERLVRPIQKMAQNFFISAADFSQSAGVAALRHGAPEVARMRAEYDRRRRRMIAGLREIGFALRHEPTGAFYVLADARRWSCDSRALVFQILERARVACSPGVDFGRNAEGFLRFSYANSLDRIEEALRRLAAFFREYEDRTARLTRHDS